The genomic region GGACGCCCGGTTGATCGCGGACTACAAGTACAGGATGAACGGCGTGGGCTACACGCGGGACAAGCCGCTGCAGCTATTCATGCTCGAAGTTCCGGAACTGGGCGGGGAACCCTGGGTAAAGCCAGTGGGGCGCGCCGCCAAGCGGAGCGACAGTGGGGAGGCCAAGAACGGCGGTGAGGGTGAACGTTCGGCGGAATCCGGCGAGGATTCCGGCGGCTTCCCGGAGGCACGCCAGCTCACGACGTCGGCAACCGACCACACCGGCGCCACCTTCAGCAGCGACGGCAGTGCCATTTACTTCGTGGCAGCACTCCACGAGGACGCTGACCAGGACCTGGTATCCGGGATCTACCGCATAGCAGCCGACGGCGGCACACCAGCTTTGGTGCCGCACGCCAACTTGGGCGCCCAGACCGTTTCCGATGTCCGGGAATCGGCCGACGGACGCTGGCTGTTCTTCACGTCCCAGGACCTGGGCAGCACCCGTCAGGACTTCGTTGCCAAGAACACGGTCCTCCACGTCATGCCCGTCGCCGGCGGCGACGCCACGGCCCTTAGCGACGCGGAGAACATGGACGTCGAAGCGCCCGGTGCCACCATCGGCCTCCGCGGCAACGACAGTGCGCTGGTGCTCAACAATGCCCAGGGAACGGTGGAGCTGCTCGAGTTCAGCGCCACGGGAGACCACTCCCTCCTCGTTCATGGTGACCGGGTGGTCGCCGGAGCCGGGGATGGTGCGGGCACGGTCTTCCTAAGCTACAGCGACGCCGCGACGGCGGGTGATGTCGGAGTCCTCGAGGAGGGTCAGCTCCGCCTGCTCACCGATTTCTCGGCAGCGCTGCGCACTGAAGCAGGCATCATCGAACCGCAGGAACTGACGTTCCCTGCCCCTGACGGCTACCCGGTCCACGGCTGGCTGGTTCTGCCGCCGGGGAAAGGCCCGCACCCGGTGCTGCTGAACATCCACGGCGGACCGTTCTCGCAGTACACCACCGCGTTCTTCGATGAAGCACAGGTTTATGCCGCGGCCGGATACGCCGTTTTGATGTGCAATCCGCGCGGCTCGGCAGGTTATGGCCAGGCCCACGGCCGGTCCATCAAAGAGCGGATGGGCACCGTGGATATGCAGGACGTACTCGCATTCCTGGACGGAAGCCTTGAGAAGTTCTCGTCCCTGGACGCCGGCGCCCTGGGGATCATGGGCGGTTCGTATGGCGGCTACCTCACGGCGTGGACCATCAGCCAGGACCACCGGTTTCAGGCCGCCATCGTGGAGCGGGGTTTTCTGGATCCCGTGAGCTTCACGGGCTCGTCGGACATCGGCTGGTTCTTCGGCGGTGAGTACGTCGGCTCGGCGGCCGAGCAGATTGCCGCGCAGAGCCCCATGGCAACGGTTGCCGCCGTCAGGACGCCCACGCTGGTGATCCACAGCGAAGATGACCTGCGCTGCCCGGTGGAACAGGGCCAGCGCTACTTCACTGCCCTCAAACAGCAGGGCGTCGACTCGGCGTTCCTCGTGTTCCCGGGCGAGGACCACGAGCTGTCACGCTCGGGGACGCCACATCACCGGCGGCAGCGGTTCGAACATATCCTGGCCTGGTGGGCGAAGTACCTGCCGACGGACAGCAACCGCGCCGGCACCGCCTAGCCCGTGTGGATCTAATCAGCGTCGGCCGAGTCCGCCGCCGACTAATCCGCCTCCGTCTTATCCGTTCCGGCTTCCCGGCCGGCCCCCGTGCCGGCCGGGAAGCCAAGCTCTCGGCTGGCAGTAGCGATGCCGGGCCCGGCCCAGCGCGCGGCGTACTCGCTGTTCGTGCTGAGTGAGCGGAGCTCGGCCCGGTCAATGTAGAGCCGGCCGTGGAGGTGGTCGGTTTCGTGCTGCGCGATCCGCGCCTGCCAGCCGCTGAAGTCCTTGGTGACATGCCCGCCGTCGGGCGTTACGTACTCCAGCCGCACGCTTTCGGGGCGCTCAACCACGGCCTGCAGTCCGGACAGCGAGAGGCAGCCTTCGAAGAAGGCGGCCGTGCCGTTGCCCAGGCGGGAGTAAGACGGATTCAGCATGGCGAAGAACTCCAGCGGCGCCCTGCCCCGGGCCGCGGCCGTGACCTCGTCGATCTCGAACTGGTCTTCAAGGACGGCCAGCTGCAGCGGAATGCCAAGCTGCGGAGCTGCCAGGCCGACGCCGGGTGCGGCATGCATGACCTTCCTCATCAGGACGATCAGCTGGCTGAGTTCATCGGGCTCCAACTGGCCGTCGAAGGGAGCCGCGTGCTGCCTCAGGACCGGGTGCCCGGCCTGCACGATGGGCG from Arthrobacter globiformis harbors:
- a CDS encoding S9 family peptidase, producing the protein MKPEHLPLLNSVSAPAVHPDGTRAVVSVVRPDFDADSYVGQLWSVPRDPEKLPRRVTRGFRDTAPAFSPDGRVLAFLRAAPGGKPQLHVVEAAGGEPQALTDRKMGVSSFAWSPDSTRIVFGSREPEEGRYGSLDGVGSGAEDARLIADYKYRMNGVGYTRDKPLQLFMLEVPELGGEPWVKPVGRAAKRSDSGEAKNGGEGERSAESGEDSGGFPEARQLTTSATDHTGATFSSDGSAIYFVAALHEDADQDLVSGIYRIAADGGTPALVPHANLGAQTVSDVRESADGRWLFFTSQDLGSTRQDFVAKNTVLHVMPVAGGDATALSDAENMDVEAPGATIGLRGNDSALVLNNAQGTVELLEFSATGDHSLLVHGDRVVAGAGDGAGTVFLSYSDAATAGDVGVLEEGQLRLLTDFSAALRTEAGIIEPQELTFPAPDGYPVHGWLVLPPGKGPHPVLLNIHGGPFSQYTTAFFDEAQVYAAAGYAVLMCNPRGSAGYGQAHGRSIKERMGTVDMQDVLAFLDGSLEKFSSLDAGALGIMGGSYGGYLTAWTISQDHRFQAAIVERGFLDPVSFTGSSDIGWFFGGEYVGSAAEQIAAQSPMATVAAVRTPTLVIHSEDDLRCPVEQGQRYFTALKQQGVDSAFLVFPGEDHELSRSGTPHHRRQRFEHILAWWAKYLPTDSNRAGTA
- a CDS encoding peptide deformylase, which translates into the protein MTHASPPTSYSPARIRETVQELLASEALPPIVQAGHPVLRQHAAPFDGQLEPDELSQLIVLMRKVMHAAPGVGLAAPQLGIPLQLAVLEDQFEIDEVTAAARGRAPLEFFAMLNPSYSRLGNGTAAFFEGCLSLSGLQAVVERPESVRLEYVTPDGGHVTKDFSGWQARIAQHETDHLHGRLYIDRAELRSLSTNSEYAARWAGPGIATASRELGFPAGTGAGREAGTDKTEAD